ATGACAAGTTCAATTTTGGACTGTCGTATGAGCAAGGCCTTTTAAACCAAAGTGCCGAAATATCCTCAGAAGATAGGATTGGCGTCACCGTTTCCACCCAAATTTCAGACCGAATATTGGTAAACGGTCGGGTAGGGGTGCCGGTGGGCGGTGTTTCAGAGACCGTGGTGGCGGGTGATGTTGAAGTACAGGTATTGCTCAACGAAGAAGGCACCCTGAGTGCCAAAATCTTTAATAGAGAGAACCAAATACAACAGTTTTTGTCAGAGCGGCAGGGCTATACCCAAGGTCTGGGACTTTCCTATCAGGTAGATTTCAACAGTTTCAGAGACCTACTTCGAAGGGTCTTTCAAAAAAACAAAGATCCAGAGGCGAAAAAACCGTCTGCCAACGCACCATCAAATGTGATGGGCAAAGACAGTTTGGTGCGCTTCCGAACCAAGACCGACCCCCCAAAATAGAATGTGAAATCCGCAAAATTGATAAGGCAAAAAAACAGAAAATAAAACGAAAACGTTTGAGTTTTTTGTTGATTGCAAATAAGCCGTGGAACGTACAAGTTCTTTGAAATAAGTTTGCTAGTTTTGAAGTCGCAAAATTTCAAATGGCTTCAGAAATCAAGAAAATAGCGGTATTGACCTCTGGGGGGGATTCTCCCGGAATGAATGCTGCCATTCGTTCGGTGGTGCGTACATGTGCCTACATGGAGTTGGAATGTGTGGCCATATACAGAGGATATCAAGGAATGATAGAGGGCGATTTCAAAGAGATGGACGCCCGTAGCGTCAACAATATCATCAATAAGGGCGGCACGGTCTTGAAATCGGCCCGCTGTGAAGAGTTCAGAACAAAAGAGGGAAGGCAAAAGGCTTACGAACAGCTCAGAAAGCACAACATCGATGCGTTTGTGGTAATCGGTGGCAATGGCAGTTTTACCGGTGCATTATTGTTCAATAAGGAATTTGGCTTTCCGGTAATCGGTATTCCGGGTACCATAGACAACGATATCTTGGGCACCTCGTATACCATAGGTTTTGATACGGCCATTAATACAGTGGTCGAGGCCATTGACAAGATTCGTGATACCGCCAGTTCGCACAACAGGCTGTTCTTTGTTGAGGTGATGGGCCGCGATGTGGGCCACATCGCTTTGAACGCAGGGGTTGGCGCCGGTGCCGAAGAAATATTGATTCCCGAGCAGAACCTGGGACTTGAGCGACTGCTCGATTCGTTGAAAAGAAGTAAGAAATCAGGTAAATCATCGAGCATCGTGATTGTGGCCGAGGGCGATAAAACTGGAAAAAACGTATTTGAGCTAAAAGAATATGTTGAAGAACACCTGCCCATTTACGATGTTAGGGTCTCTGTACTGGGCCATATACAAAGAGGTGGCTCACCAACCTGCTTTGACAGGGTATTGGCCAGTAGAATGGGCGTAAAGGCGGTAGAGGCCCTTAGACAGGGTAAATCGAACTATATGGTAGGTATACGCGATACTAAATTGGTACTCGTTCCGATTGAAGAGGCCATTAGCGCACATACCGCCATTGATGAGGAACTCATCAGGGTTTCCGATATAATGACAACATAGGGTATAATCTTAAAAAAACAGTAACATGTCAACACTAAAAATAGGAATTAACGGATTTGGTAGGATTGGTAGATTGGTATTCAGGTCAACCGTGAAACGTGACAACGTAGAGGTGGTTGCCATCAACGATTTGTTGGATGTAGAGCACCTTGCATATCTATTGAAATACGATTCTGTACATGGCAAATTTGACGGTACCGTAGAGGTAAAAGACGGCCATTTGGTAGTAAACGGTAAAACAGTCCGTATCACAGCCGAAAGAGATCCCAAAAATTTAAAGTGGGATGAGGTCGGTGCCGAAATCGTCGCAGAATGCACCGGAATTTTTACCACCCTTGAAACGGCCCAGTACCACATTGATGGCGGAGCCAAGAAGGTCGTCATCTCAGCACCTTCAAAAGATGCCCCCATGTTTGTAATGGGTGTCAACCACGACAAGGTAAAGGCCAGCGACAAGATTATTTCCAATGCATCATGCACCACCAACTGCTTGGCGCCATTGGCCAAAGTGTTGAACGATGAGTTCGGTATCGAAGAAGGCTTGATGACCACGGTTCACGCCACCACGGCGACACAATTGACCGTCGACGGCCCATCTAAAAAAGATTATAGGGGAGGAAGAAGTGCCATGATCAATATCATTCCTGCTTCAACAGGCGCTGCAAAGGCGGTGACCAAGGTAATTCCTGAGCTGGAAGGAAAATTGACCGGAATGGCGTTCCGTGTGCCCACTGCAGACGTATCGGTGGTCGACTTGACCGTACGACTTGAAAAGGAAACCTCCTATGAAGAGATCAAGAAAGCATTCAAGAGGGCATCAGAAGGCAGCTTGAAAGGTATTTTGGGCTACACTGAAGAAGCGGTGGTCTCCCAAGACTTTGTGGGTGATGCCCGTACGAGTATTTTTGATGCCGGTGCCGGAATCGAATTGAATTCCAAGTTTTTCAAGGTGGTATCATGGTACGACAATGAGGCCGGTTATTCGAACAAGCTGGTCGATTTGGCCGAACACGTAGCCAGTCTGTAAACCAGGCGCACCTAACCAAGCAGACATATGATTTTGATTGTTGATAGTGGGGCCACCAAGTCAGATTGGATAGCCCTCGATGAGAAGGGCAACCAGCTTTTTAATACACAAACTTTGGGTCTGAGTCCCGAAGTATTGACCAAAGAGGTCATCGAAGATCGTTTGGCCAATAATTTTGAGCTTTCCAAGAATAGAGAAAAGGTTACCCAATTGTTTTTCTACGG
This portion of the Flagellimonas lutaonensis genome encodes:
- the pfkA gene encoding 6-phosphofructokinase — protein: MASEIKKIAVLTSGGDSPGMNAAIRSVVRTCAYMELECVAIYRGYQGMIEGDFKEMDARSVNNIINKGGTVLKSARCEEFRTKEGRQKAYEQLRKHNIDAFVVIGGNGSFTGALLFNKEFGFPVIGIPGTIDNDILGTSYTIGFDTAINTVVEAIDKIRDTASSHNRLFFVEVMGRDVGHIALNAGVGAGAEEILIPEQNLGLERLLDSLKRSKKSGKSSSIVIVAEGDKTGKNVFELKEYVEEHLPIYDVRVSVLGHIQRGGSPTCFDRVLASRMGVKAVEALRQGKSNYMVGIRDTKLVLVPIEEAISAHTAIDEELIRVSDIMTT
- the gap gene encoding type I glyceraldehyde-3-phosphate dehydrogenase; the protein is MSTLKIGINGFGRIGRLVFRSTVKRDNVEVVAINDLLDVEHLAYLLKYDSVHGKFDGTVEVKDGHLVVNGKTVRITAERDPKNLKWDEVGAEIVAECTGIFTTLETAQYHIDGGAKKVVISAPSKDAPMFVMGVNHDKVKASDKIISNASCTTNCLAPLAKVLNDEFGIEEGLMTTVHATTATQLTVDGPSKKDYRGGRSAMINIIPASTGAAKAVTKVIPELEGKLTGMAFRVPTADVSVVDLTVRLEKETSYEEIKKAFKRASEGSLKGILGYTEEAVVSQDFVGDARTSIFDAGAGIELNSKFFKVVSWYDNEAGYSNKLVDLAEHVASL